Genomic segment of Corticium candelabrum chromosome 16, ooCorCand1.1, whole genome shotgun sequence:
acctggtccctaagggtccttgtaacaaaaaaatgtatgtatgtatgtggctcaattggttagagtgtgcagttaaAGATTGGCAACATCAGGGACCTTCGGGTTAGAGTTTGAGtgtgggagggccacatacataaattcccttgggcaaggaactaacatacaattgcctcactctccagagtgtcagttctgtccagcaagtgtgaagtgtgAAATATAAAGTGTGAACTGCAGCGAGTGGGACGTACCTGGTGACATGATGGAGTGACTGCAGCAGCAACGGCAAGCGGCAGCAGCAGTGGCGGcagcggcggcggcggcggcggcggcggcggcggcggcagCAGCACTCCCAGgcagcaaagatgaagaaCATAATGACATATAGTAACTAAGTTTAGATTGTATTTGCAGTATCAAACCTGGACCTTAAGgactcttgtatgtacgtatgtacaaaaaatgtatgtggctcaattggttagagtgtgcagctGGAGATTGAAAGCATCCGGGATGTTTGGGTCAGAAGTTCAAGTGCAGgagagccacatacataagttcccttggccAAGGAACTAACGTACAATTGCCTCTGTCCGGAttagttctgtccaagcagtatctaacctgggtCCTAAGGACTcttgtaacaaaacaaaaaatgtatgtatgtatgtatgtatgtatgtacatattaaTACCTAATAACTGGTATGCTTGCAATTTATTATACTGTCAAATTATTAAAAGGAAGCATAAAAAATAAACACCTTTATGAATACATTATCTTGAAACATGAGTACTATAATTGGTAATTTGTACAGATCCCATGTCATAAGTTAAATTAAAGACTGCCAAAAGTTGTCATATGTATTGAATTAATAAATATCATCTTCATGTTCATCTTATTACCAAAAATTGAGTTGTATGTAGTCCGTACTTCAAGTAGATATGTGCGAGCAACACAGATTACTGCTAATTGAAATTATTTACTTAATAATCATCCGTCGAGGACACTAATTAGAACTGACTAAATTACACCCTACCTAAACCACTGTTTGTGTTAGCAATTCTAAATCATGCAAGTCTGTAACTGGATCCGCTATCAGCAGCAACGTCTTGAGTGAACTACAACGTGTTGATTTGGATTCAAAACGATGACACGCCCAGACGTACGACTGTGCAGGATCAATGAGTGATCATCTAAATGGATGCCAAGCTAAATTCAGAGAAGTTGTTCCTGAGGCATGATACTTTCATTGCGCAAGTCATCAGTTAAATTTCGCTCTTACTAAGGCTTGTGCGGTTAAATCTGTTCAATGTATGCTATGCGATTTGCAAGCTCTTGGGGTATTTGTCAAATACTCCTTTAAGAGACAGCGCTGCCTAGAAACTTTCACTGCCGTGCTTAACCTAGACCGAAAGCAGAACGGGAAATCGGAGATATGTAGCCTGAAGTTAAAGTTGTTGTCTGCAACACGTTGGGTTGAGCGTCATACCGCCATTTCTGATTTTATCAAGATATACGAGGCCATCATTTACCGCCTTGAGGTAATCTGCGGCCAAAGTACAGTTTCATCCATTGATCAGCAGTCAGGAGCTGGCATGGCCCACCCAGAAGAAATCAATACGTTTGACGCTAAGTCCGTGACGGAGGCAAATGGTCTGCTACGAGCCCTGTCATCGGACAAGTTCATCGTCGCTCTTATTGCAATGCGTTCGTTTCTGGCTTCTTGAAGGGTCTCAGTGTTCTTCTACAAGGGTCTCACTTGGATATCCTCGAGGTCTATTCAGAAATTTCCAACACTGTTCAGCTCTTCCAAGAGCACAGGGAAAAGGCTGTGGACACATTTCGCAACATATACGATTCCATCTGCTTGATGACTAGTCTGTTTGGAAAAGGCATGCCAGAAATTCCTCGTTTGGCGGCACGTCAAACTCTTCGAAGCAACCTCCCTGTATCAAGTCCCGATTCATGTTGGCGGGCATCTGTATTCATACCCTCTAAAGATTCTTTGATTTCAGAGTTGTGTAGTCGGTTCACTAGTCTCACTCAAAAAGCCGTTCAAGCCCTTCTCCTTCTCCCGGCCAACATGAGAAATTTAAAGAGAAGAACATCATCAACATCTTTAGTGCTTATGATTCAGACCTACCTGATGCTTCATTCTACTCAGCTAAGATCAACCGATGGCGCAAGAAGTGGGACAATGCGTCCCAGATATCTGAGACTCTCCTAGTTACTTTGAAGGAGACAATGGAGGCGACAAATTCCTTGCTGTATCCAAATATAGCGCGAATTCTACACCTTCTTGTCATCATTCCTGTAGCATCAGCTAATGTCAAACGCGCTAACTCAGCACTCAAGTTAATCAAAACGAGTCTACGAAGCACAATGTCACAGGCCCGACTGAGTCAATGCTCCGGTTTTGTTGTTATGCCACCAGTCTGTTCCTTTAAACATTGATGCAGTTGCCAATCGTTTCGCGCAAGCAGACCCTAGACGTATGTTGCTTCTGAATTCAGTTCAGGATGAATCTGTTGCTCTTTAACACTTCTAATCTCTTAGCTGAGTAAAGTATATCTAGTTACTCAAATGCTATCTCTTCTTGATGTCGGTATTTCTTCTAGTCATTTTAAATGGTGAATTACTTGTTTGGCTTCTCTGGTAAGCAAAAGTTCTCTTGATCTATATACCTTCAACGAATTGTGCATGTTCTAGTCTCATATTTGGGTCATAGTGCTGGGATAGTGTATATTCATATTGATTATCCTGTCTTAGATCAATGCAtttttacaataaatatactgtattataCACTGCGTCCCCACCTCAGAAAAATCCTGGAACCGCTGCTgcagcttgtttgttttagttattaattgtgttgtgcgtatttgttattattgttgctgctgctgtttgttttaGATGTGATAGTAGTGCTGTTGTAGTAAATTGTGTTAGTGCttgttttgttattgtttttgttgtggtagtggtggtgattgttgttgttcgTGTGGtcgtgattgttgttgttgtggcgttgatgttggtgttggtgttggtCGTGGTGGTGGACCAAGTGGGTGACTATCCGCGAAATGACGATGGTGGAGAGAGACTGAGTCGAGTCTAATAAATTGCAGgaagaagatctgctgggagccattaAAGTaattagaccacacaggttcgaGTTCAGCGATagtgtctctgaagctttgagatcgtctgctgccttggaagcggacgaggaagaggacaggctaccgGATAGCCTGTCATCATTGCCACTAGAAGTAAGAGCAGCAAACTTatcgatgcacatccgggtaagtaaacaaccatcacaggtgcagctgcggtcgttgtgagatgatggatacgtacaTGTGTACTCGTGTGGActgcgtgtgctgtcaaaacgtatttgaggttgtctcaaataatgacgcGATATTAATGACAATAGTGGCACAGCTGACCTCTCTTAGCCATTTACATTACTTTTAGTCCTGCACGAGAGTCTTCGTTACCCTCCCGCTTCTCAAATacggctctccttttcttttacgaaggttccagagtgctgcgatcttgaagtgtggaggcaggtagatggaaaatggtggtctcaatttcgctcttctacaacccagaccaagttcTTGGATAGGcctggctgtacgtatctcgaggcaatcaggctaaaagtggctgctacagactcctgtccactcagtaggacgCGTCGTACTCAGTTGTAGTCGCCCGGACGAaacaaacgtctctgcaattgtcctcccTAGTAAATTAAGTTGCGATTCtcactcttttcttagcttggggatgttcggaaatcgaaacacGATTGCGTTAGACGCTATCGTGGAGTCGCCGCTCTGCGCCGTCACACTACACTGCGCCCGTTATAACGCGTTACCagaagttgaagaaccggGATCAACattgacctgctatatctcaacgaagacttaacttaaaaatctaaaattatttttttgttatttttgcaactagaactatcaattttcaaaataaaagaatttttgatttttgcattgcagctACCCTTTGACTTAGACGACGAAGTTGTGGGAGCATTCGATCACCGTCACACGGACCTGGATGCAGATCTGATTACAATCTGATTATAAAAAGGTTGATAATGGTTTGAGACTCTGTTGCTAATACTAACACTGACATGCTAGTGTTTTTCAACGAGACCAGAAATTGTAATGTTTTTGCTGGTCTGATGAGGAGCACGTGCTTTAAGAGTCTGCGCGTTTGTGCTTTGGTTCACAAAAAGGGGTACTCGTATACACTGCAAACTACCCACAGCTTTGAATCGTTTTAGATATTAAgcaattttttttaaaaaattattagcTTATAATAACAAGCGTTGCCGAACTGGAAAGATATCTGTGGCtcctatacatacatacatccatacatacatacatatatatatatatatatatatatatatatatatatatatatatattgaaacTTCCGTATAGGCAAAGAGAAAGGCGAGATTCCTGTGATATGTGATAATTATTGGTTTCCACGCTTTTTCACTGCTTGCACAATCTATAGTCACAGTGCTATTGGAAAGTGACAATCGCCACTACATGAGTAATCTAGGATCAGTTTTACGCGTTCTATGAGCACTTGTATGGGCAGAGTGTTGTAAACTCaatttttgtctttgtgtttataGACTATTATTGGTCAAGCGTCATGAAGCTGGTGCGACTCTGCGTATGCCATTAATTGTGATGTTAATCAGACAGGGGCATTGTAAACTTGCAGTAGCCTAATCTCGTCAAGCCTAAGTCTTGCAGTAAACTCGTCTAACTGTTTATTCGTCGTAAACACATTTTTCGATCTGTatagaagaagacgaagacgCTCAGCACGCCACAAGGACTAAGCACAAGTGGAAGACAAAATGTAATTCAAACTCTCAATGTTTGCTTTAAAAGACTAACTGATGGTCAAGATCGGCATCGCTTTGGATTTTGGATCGATCTATGTAAGACGAAACGAAAACTGAGATTTAGATTTATGATGGCCTATTTACCTTCATACGGGAATTGAGATCGCCCTAAACGTTCCGCCTTGTAATACGAAGCTCGTGTCACGTTTATTAGCCATGTATAGAGGTGAAATTTAATGAACACACCGAGTATTGCCACACAAGTACAAGATCAAATAAAATTTCTAATTTCCATTTTAATAAACTGTGATTTCTGGTGATCAGCTAGACTAGCAAATAACCATTCTCTGACCTTTTTCTTACTCACAGCAATACACTATATATACTTGTATTGCTGTGAAGTTTCAGGCTAGAATGTAGAGAACCGAATGCGATAAGCTCTACCGGTTTACCGCATTCTTGTACTGCACGCACTTTTAGGCATGGCGCAATTTTGAATGTGACAATTTCTACTACCAGATTAGCTTGGGGGACATTTCTGTAGCGCGCACGTTCCGTGAAACGTCACATTATTCTTGGTGATTGAACACGCGGCATTAGTTTTGTATCTACTCTGTATTATTAGTCAAGCGTCATGATCCTGGTCGGACTCTTTGCTTGTGCCATTGTGCTTGTTCAAGAGACTTTGTCATCAGAAACTTGCAGTAGCTACAATCTCTTCAAGCTCAAGACGTGCCGTGAACTTAATTCTACATCGAACTGTTATAACATTTGTGGTAAGAAATAGTTTTAGCAGTATTTGTAAAGAAAGACCAAAGTTTCTATTTATAAATTGACTGAAATCCATGATGCAAATTGACGTGTTATTGCGTTAAGGTGGAAGACAGACTTCTATTCAAAATACGAATGTTTGCTTGGACCGACCAAGTTTGGTGTTTAGCGTCGGCGATGTAATACGCTCTGCGATTTGGACTAATCTAGGTGAGAAGAAATAGAAACGAGACGCTAATTTTGTGATGATTTATATTCATTTCTATCCGGAAATTGAGATCGTCCACTCGATGCTCCCTTGAATTACTATGTTCGCTTTAATTTCACCGGCGAAAGATTGACTGTCCTTGCAGGCGAAATTTGTACCGAATTCCCTGAGTATTGCCACACAAGTAAGATCAAACAGATGATATTGTGTCTTTCAATTTTAAATGCGTTTGATGTGTGCAGCCAAGATATTCTGGAACAATTCTATAACCGTTCCAAAGAAACTTTCGTACTACGCAGTAATTGCAAAATCGCTATTTAGTGCTTTGTGTACTGTGATCTCATAACCTAATTTTGATATTACAGGGTCTTATCAAAGGTGAGGGTAGACTTTCCGACAAGGACGGACTTTTCTTGTGTCTAAATTTTAGCATTACTTTACGAAAATAAGCTAAAATGACAAAACTGTTTCGCTAATTTTCTGATTTTGCTGTTACTCTATTTGCTATCTTTGCTTGGCCATAGCAACTGCGTAGAGTAGGTTGCATTTTTCGGTAACTTCTATGAGTAATTGATGAAGGCAACTATAATACTTATATACAATATTGTCTAAACCgttttttataattaattaagcttaacTCTACATGAAACTAGTAGAGTGAGCACAAGCACGAACGGTTCATCAATCATCAGTCTGTTGTCTTTTATCGATTACATCGTTTAtacgagcacttgtaagcgaGCCATCCCGCCCTGGCTCTGTATCTACGGTAGACTACTTGTAGAGGCGGGCCAGGGCCGAGCTGTACCGAGCCGTGCCAGATCGGCTCAGTCGAGCCAGCGAGCGCCACCGGGTCAAATACATCATGTAAACGCATAGCGTGCTGGGAGACGAGCCACGCATGCTCATTATAAGAATAGCGCAGAGCGAGGCGGAGCTGTGTCCTTTATGATGAGGAAGAAAATCTAGATTTTAAACTtccctaattaattactgcaacAATCGCTTAGCGATAGATTTACGTCTCGTATAAATAGTACGACGTTTTGTCTAAGTCCTAGATATGACTGTTAAAGCCATGCATAGAGAAAAAACgagagcagcttggcttccgTCCATTGAGCTAGCGCGATCTATGTcaatctcaagtaactaacgcacgttaatgaCACTCATTGGCTCGCTTCTACagagtgtgtcgtgtaaacgcaggctggaatactgggctggcacgCGGGCGGTTAGCTATGCGTGttcgtgtaaacggggtataaaCTGCCACTGATTTAGGGTTCGCATTACCGTATAAGATAAAATGTAAGCGGGGAATGTATTTTGGTGAATATTCAAATTCTAGCAGGAACCAATATAAAATTCACCATTTAAAAACCGAGATATTGTGACGTCATGTTGACATCATCACCCACGTACATCAGGTATCAAGGCGCCGAAATGTAGTAGTACGTCAAGCGGatgaagtcacaagatggtaACCTCTGCATGCGGATGACGTtcacagcagttcttcatcaaCACAGTATATAGTTGGAGACAGTGCACTGTGCAGTAAGCTAGAGAGAAATGTGATGGTCACAAATGCATGCAGCTGTTCATTAATCGCAAACTCTTCCATGACGCGGTCATTTGGGTGAAAAATATGGTAAAATAAAAGTCATATCAATTATTCAACACcatgtccaaccgccaaaatagaATCGGCCAACATGCTTCtccgtcaatttcttagcaaaccgccaaaataaattaacGCTAATACTAGCTGTACAAGAGTGTAGCGGTGAAATTTCGATCCTAAAAGAAATTCATTTCGTTATTAACTTAATAGAAAAAGCGAAATGATGTAATTAGATATCTTTCTGTAAGAGCGTGGGAAGTCGAAACTCTAGAGGAAATTTCTCAATCCAATTTCATCTATCTAGCCACATACGCATGAACTGTAGACGTCATTGACACCAAGGGTCATGCTACGATCTGCATTGCTGATTCTGCTTGCTACATGTTTGGCGTCGCTAACTGTTCATGATGCAAACCAGGCAACGCTGAGCAATCGGTTAGTAATTGCTTACGTCACTCTGTTACTGACGATAATATTTTACGTGTACAATGCTGTATATAGATGCGTTTGTTCCAATGAATCGTCTTTCATAGCCGTTGACTGCAGATCTCAAAGTTTAAGGCTTCTACCACCGAGACCTTGCTCTTCTTCAATGGATCCATTAACTGTCACTAGTGTGTAAGGTTGCTGATTGACGTGACATGCGGATGCCTATATTGTAACAAACCTATATCAGAAAACGGGCTAACGTAATATGGAAAGTGCAAAGCTGCTATAGGGTCTTGCTTAAATTCATAAATTAAATACGCTCGTTCAACACTTGTAGAAACTGGTTTTGCtttcacgcacgcacgcacgcacgcacacacacacacacacacacacacacacacacacacacacacacacgcacacacacacacacacacgcacgcacacacgcacccacgcacccaaacacagacacacacacgtacacacgcacacacgcacacacgcacacgcacaccacacacacacacacacacacacacacacacacacacacacacacacacacacacacacacacacacacacacacacacacacgcacccacccacccacgcacccaaacacagacacacacgcacacgcacaccacaccacacacacagcggAACAATAAAAACTCTCAAGCGAATCATAAAGCTCAACGCTAAATACAACTTTTGATGCATTAAATTGATCATAAAATAAGTACCGTGTTTTCTAAGTAGTATCTTCATAACTGCCAGCAGAGGCACTCGGCCATGCTCGGGGAAATTCTATACGTATAGCTGTACTTGACCGTAACCCCAAAAGAAAATCAATAAAAAGTATGCTCATTTGACCGTTCTTTAGCCGAGAATTTTGGTTTTTGGTTGTGGGAatactattaattaacagaataTCCCTATGTTAATGTCGTTCCCGGATGTGAGATTGCAGACACGCAGACGAACGTTGCCATGGCAAACTTTGTGGCGTTATAGCAGTGATACGAGTATTTTTCGATTGTGATGAGTTACGAGGGTTGGTCACTGGAACTTGAAAGGGGACCGCTTCTAAATGCGTCATTTTTAGAAATTAACTTGGGTGTGCCCTGATGCAGGGTTTCGTGGCGATTAACCTAGCGTAATTGATTCCACACtggcatagacagacaaacagatggacggacagacagattgtttatttgaactcttactctaccgataacaatcgctaactttatgcaaaacaataacagtcaatggacaaaagtttgaatgtctctatcatatgtaaagtcatcaacgttgcacttagacaacttgaCAACTTGTTAAAAATCACTTGAGAGtggcaagactgtacaactacagactcCATCTATCTCGAAAGTCTGCTTCATTGTTCTTTCCATGTTCACCTTTCGACTACTTGGAGATCTTATATAATATTCTTCAGCCATAAGGCCGAAGTGCTCGAAAACGAATGGAATACATGGTCTGGTAGACTCTGATATGGATTattgttgaccatattttgccATCTTTCTTTGTTCTCACATCTCTGCCGCGTAGCCTGATCTTTTGGCAGGTGATTGTAGGGTGTAGGGTGAGCCATTGATGTATCTGTTTCtaggctc
This window contains:
- the LOC134192642 gene encoding uncharacterized protein LOC134192642; amino-acid sequence: MILVGLFACAIVLVQETLSSETCSSYNLFKLKTCRELNSTSNCYNICGGRQTSIQNTNVCLDRPSLVFSVGDVIRSAIWTNLDRPLDAPLNYYVRFNFTGERLTVLAGEICTEFPEYCHTTKIFWNNSITVPKKLSYYAGLIKGEGRLSDKDGLFLCLNFSITLRK